The DNA sequence CGCGATCACCCCGCAGGCGCCCACCAGATGGTACCAGCGGATGGGCTCGCCCAGCAGCAGCCACGAGAGCCCCAGCACCAGGAACGGCATCAGGTTCGTGAAGACCGCCGCCCGTCCCGGCCCCACCGTGCGCACCGCCTGGTAGTAGGCGATGTGGGCCGGC is a window from the Candidatus Methylomirabilota bacterium genome containing:
- a CDS encoding EamA family transporter; this translates as PAHIAYYQAVRTVGPGRAAVFTNLMPFLVLGLSWLLLGEPIRWYHLVGACGVIAGVVLTTRR